In Arthrobacter ramosus, one DNA window encodes the following:
- a CDS encoding LuxR C-terminal-related transcriptional regulator: protein MAGPLLETKLHVPVPRRGLVTRPRLSDRLRQADEQTLILVSAPAGFGKTTVLTEWLAEAPANGRSVAWLSLDQRDNDPTLFWTYLVAALDRVSNGLGAKALAVRSPQSSTEAFLTTLINELQAVPNRLILVLDDYHVIENQDVQEGLAFLIENLPAQLQLVIASRADPALPLPRLRSRGRLLEIRAADLRFTPEEASAYFNGVMGLSLTAQDIAALEARAEGWIAAFQLAALSMQGRDDVAGFIAGFAGDDRYIVDYLAEEVLLRQPDDVRNFLLQTSILNRLNGPLCDAVTGQNTGKAMLESIDRGNLFVVPLDDRRWWYRYHHLFADVLRARLMDEQPGRISELHERASIWHEHNGDLPEAIRHTMAGKDFERAADLIELAIPAMRKDRQDATLSRWLQALPGELIQARPGLGVAYAGALLASGELTGVDARLKEAEQWLGTTAEDGDGGNLTSSIEIYRAAQALAVGDTAGAMTHATTALGLVGKNDHLERGAASGLLALGHWTNGELGVAHGLWSDSYSNLERAGHHSDMLGCSIALADIRITQGRLRDAMAIYERGLEVAGRHPAQMLRGTADMHVGMSMLLLERGELEVARQHLLTSQELGEDAALPQNPYRSRVAVARVLQAEGDVGGALEQLDEAERLYVGDFFPEVHPVAAVRAQMWISHGRTSDALRWARERGISDEDELSYLNEFEHITLARALLARHGAEPSEDSVGRAIALLGRLLRAAEEGGRTGTVVELLVLMALAHQKEADDGGALAALQRAVALAEPGGYVSVFVDEGEAMAALLEALAKQGSASDYVDRLLESVGTETHETEAQGARTRSTRGRGTPAQQRLIEPLSERELQVLRLLSSELDGPDIARELLVSLNTLRTHTKNIYAKLGANNRRSAVRRAEELDLLSRSRDER, encoded by the coding sequence ATGGCAGGTCCATTGCTCGAGACCAAACTGCACGTCCCCGTGCCACGACGCGGTCTCGTGACGCGCCCCAGGCTCAGCGACCGTCTAAGGCAGGCCGACGAGCAAACGCTGATCCTCGTCTCAGCCCCCGCCGGCTTCGGGAAAACGACCGTGCTGACCGAGTGGTTGGCGGAAGCACCTGCCAATGGCCGATCGGTCGCCTGGCTCTCGCTCGACCAGCGGGACAACGATCCCACGCTGTTCTGGACCTACCTTGTAGCTGCGCTGGACAGGGTATCGAACGGTCTCGGCGCCAAAGCACTCGCAGTCCGATCCCCGCAATCGAGCACTGAAGCGTTTCTGACCACCCTGATCAACGAGTTGCAGGCCGTCCCGAACAGACTTATCTTGGTGCTCGACGATTACCACGTCATCGAGAATCAGGACGTGCAGGAGGGGCTGGCCTTTCTCATCGAGAACCTGCCCGCGCAGCTACAACTGGTCATCGCGAGCCGTGCCGATCCAGCTTTGCCACTCCCGCGACTCAGATCACGCGGCAGGCTCCTCGAGATCCGTGCCGCCGATCTCCGCTTCACCCCGGAGGAGGCTAGCGCCTACTTCAACGGCGTGATGGGACTGAGTCTCACCGCGCAGGATATCGCCGCCCTCGAAGCCCGGGCCGAGGGCTGGATCGCCGCGTTCCAATTGGCGGCGCTCTCGATGCAGGGAAGGGACGACGTCGCCGGCTTCATCGCTGGCTTCGCAGGTGATGACCGTTACATCGTCGATTACCTCGCGGAAGAGGTACTCCTGCGCCAGCCCGACGACGTCCGGAACTTCCTGCTGCAAACCTCCATCCTGAACCGGCTCAACGGTCCGCTCTGCGACGCCGTGACCGGCCAAAACACCGGAAAAGCAATGCTCGAGTCGATCGATCGAGGGAACCTGTTCGTGGTTCCGCTCGACGACCGCCGCTGGTGGTACCGCTATCACCACCTCTTCGCCGACGTGCTACGGGCGCGACTCATGGACGAGCAGCCGGGCCGCATTAGCGAACTGCATGAGCGCGCAAGCATCTGGCACGAACATAACGGCGACCTCCCGGAAGCTATCCGCCACACCATGGCCGGCAAGGACTTCGAGCGGGCCGCGGACCTGATCGAGCTCGCGATCCCTGCCATGCGTAAGGACCGCCAGGACGCCACGCTGAGCCGCTGGCTCCAAGCGCTCCCCGGCGAACTGATACAAGCGCGGCCCGGGCTGGGCGTTGCCTACGCCGGGGCGCTCCTCGCAAGCGGCGAACTCACCGGCGTCGACGCCCGCCTCAAGGAGGCAGAGCAGTGGTTAGGTACGACGGCGGAAGACGGCGACGGCGGGAACCTCACCAGCTCGATCGAGATCTACCGTGCAGCGCAGGCGCTCGCAGTCGGGGACACCGCCGGGGCAATGACGCACGCGACCACCGCACTCGGCCTCGTTGGGAAGAACGATCATCTTGAGCGCGGAGCGGCATCCGGGCTGTTGGCGCTCGGCCATTGGACGAACGGCGAACTGGGGGTAGCGCACGGCCTGTGGTCCGATTCTTATTCCAACCTTGAGCGGGCCGGGCACCACTCGGACATGCTCGGTTGCTCCATCGCCTTGGCCGACATCCGGATTACCCAAGGCCGGCTCCGCGACGCAATGGCGATCTACGAGCGGGGTCTCGAGGTCGCGGGCAGGCACCCGGCGCAAATGCTCCGCGGAACGGCCGACATGCACGTAGGAATGAGCATGCTCCTTCTTGAACGCGGCGAACTTGAAGTCGCAAGGCAGCACCTGCTGACCAGCCAGGAGCTCGGCGAGGATGCCGCGCTGCCCCAAAACCCGTACCGCTCGCGGGTCGCGGTGGCCCGGGTCCTCCAAGCAGAAGGGGACGTGGGCGGCGCGCTTGAGCAACTCGACGAGGCGGAGCGCCTCTACGTCGGCGACTTCTTTCCCGAGGTACATCCAGTCGCGGCCGTGCGGGCACAGATGTGGATCTCGCACGGAAGGACGTCCGACGCTCTCCGCTGGGCGCGTGAGCGAGGCATTTCCGACGAAGATGAACTCTCTTACCTGAACGAGTTCGAGCACATCACGTTGGCCAGGGCACTCCTCGCCCGGCACGGGGCGGAGCCGTCGGAGGACTCTGTCGGACGGGCGATCGCGCTGCTTGGCCGTCTCCTTCGGGCCGCGGAAGAAGGTGGCAGGACCGGGACCGTCGTCGAACTTCTGGTTCTTATGGCACTTGCCCACCAAAAAGAAGCGGACGACGGCGGCGCGCTGGCTGCGCTGCAACGCGCGGTAGCGCTCGCCGAACCAGGGGGCTACGTCTCAGTGTTCGTCGATGAGGGAGAGGCTATGGCCGCCTTGCTGGAGGCGCTCGCGAAGCAGGGGAGCGCCTCGGACTATGTAGACCGCCTCTTGGAGTCGGTCGGGACCGAAACGCACGAGACCGAGGCCCAAGGTGCTCGGACACGCAGTACCCGAGGCCGCGGCACCCCAGCACAGCAACGCTTAATCGAGCCCCTGAGCGAACGCGAGCTGCAAGTGCTTCGGCTTCTTTCCTCGGAGCTGGACGGCCCGGACATCGCGCGCGAGTTGCTCGTCTCCCTCAACACCCTCCGGACACACACCAAGAACATCTATGCCAAGCTCGGCGCGAACAACCGCCGCTCGGCCGTCCGCCGGGCCGAAGAGCTGGATCTCTTGTCGCGAAGCCGCGACGAGCGCTAA
- a CDS encoding peroxiredoxin, giving the protein MGLQLGEIAPDFSAKTTAGDIRFHDWLGDAWGVLFSHPKDFTPVCTTELGYMAKIKPEFDRRGVKIIGLSVDSTADHERWGADIEETQGTRPNYPVIGDEDYTVAKLYGMLPAATSGDAKSRTPADNQTVRNVFVIGPDKKIKLILVYPMTTGRNFDEVLRVVDSLQLTAKHRVATPVNWKQGEDVIIAGSVPNSEAREIFGDWKEPKPYIRIVPQPV; this is encoded by the coding sequence ATGGGACTGCAACTCGGTGAGATCGCACCCGATTTCTCCGCCAAGACGACCGCTGGAGACATCCGCTTCCATGACTGGCTCGGAGACGCGTGGGGAGTGCTGTTCTCGCACCCGAAAGACTTCACCCCGGTCTGCACGACCGAGCTCGGCTACATGGCCAAGATCAAGCCCGAGTTCGACCGACGCGGAGTCAAGATCATCGGCTTGTCCGTGGACTCGACAGCTGATCACGAGCGGTGGGGCGCCGATATCGAAGAAACGCAGGGAACTCGCCCCAATTACCCCGTGATCGGCGACGAGGACTACACCGTGGCGAAGCTTTACGGCATGCTCCCTGCAGCCACGTCCGGGGATGCCAAGAGCCGCACGCCCGCGGACAACCAGACCGTCCGCAACGTGTTCGTCATCGGGCCGGACAAGAAGATCAAGCTGATCCTCGTCTACCCCATGACGACCGGACGCAACTTCGACGAGGTGCTTCGCGTCGTCGACTCGCTTCAGCTCACGGCGAAGCACCGGGTGGCGACGCCGGTCAACTGGAAGCAAGGCGAGGACGTCATCATCGCCGGCTCCGTCCCGAACAGCGAGGCCCGGGAGATCTTTGGCGATTGGAAGGAGCCCAAGCCGTACATTCGGATCGTTCCGCAGCCCGTGTGA
- a CDS encoding AfsR/SARP family transcriptional regulator, producing the protein METCAVVVLGAFRVVVDGRTVPGDAWKRTKAAGLVKILALAEGHRLHRDVVADLLWPDLNARAAASNLRKAMHFARAALGSSDALQARGDLLVLLPYAEVSIDAERFEADGRAALASSAGTTEALALYRGDLLPDDRFAVWAEEPRDRLRTLYLSLLKAAARWDDVVQAEPTDEDAHRAIMVRALDAGDRQGAIRQFERLCRQLRADLGVGPGAATVAVYEKAIAEDSRRAENRTRATLARALIALNSGDLIEAMSYAQRARELAMEANLGREIGEASAVLAIAANMQNRWLEVFEAEFVEFTRHDSERSGYILDAQLCLAEFCLCGPDGHRNIARRVKRLRTIAERAGSVRGQAIADLLLGEAALFSGELGDARSLLQSALELHRRAGARAGEIVTLQRLAEVDLAQDRTEDATRAASRALPAAASTWLEPHLVVRLYGVLAEAASSPAQAVHIIERADAALAGRSVCPPCSMGYHVAAARNYALAGRLDAARRRLAKAEQLAGMWPGGPWHAALWEARAVLRRAEGHENQAIALFREAADSFAEVGRRQDEQRCLARAAQKSLTTSGKSLAG; encoded by the coding sequence ATGGAGACGTGCGCCGTCGTCGTGCTAGGCGCGTTCCGTGTCGTAGTTGACGGCCGGACTGTTCCAGGCGACGCGTGGAAACGAACCAAGGCCGCCGGGCTCGTCAAGATCCTCGCCCTCGCGGAAGGGCACCGGCTGCACAGGGATGTCGTCGCCGATTTGCTCTGGCCCGATCTCAACGCTCGAGCTGCTGCTTCGAACCTACGCAAGGCAATGCATTTCGCTCGCGCTGCCCTCGGCTCGTCGGACGCCCTACAGGCGCGCGGCGATTTGCTGGTTTTACTGCCCTACGCCGAGGTCTCCATCGACGCGGAGCGGTTCGAAGCGGACGGGCGCGCCGCGCTCGCCTCATCGGCAGGGACGACCGAAGCTCTCGCCCTGTATCGAGGCGACCTGCTTCCTGATGATCGATTCGCCGTGTGGGCCGAGGAACCCCGCGATCGGCTGCGCACGCTGTACCTGAGTCTGCTCAAGGCCGCTGCTCGATGGGACGACGTGGTGCAGGCCGAGCCAACGGACGAGGACGCCCACCGCGCTATCATGGTTCGCGCACTCGACGCGGGCGATCGTCAGGGCGCGATCCGCCAGTTCGAGCGACTCTGCCGGCAATTGCGGGCGGACTTGGGAGTCGGCCCAGGGGCGGCGACGGTCGCGGTCTACGAGAAGGCCATCGCCGAGGACAGCCGGCGTGCGGAGAATCGTACGCGGGCGACGTTGGCGCGAGCACTCATCGCGCTGAACAGCGGCGACCTCATCGAAGCCATGTCATACGCCCAGCGTGCACGCGAGCTGGCCATGGAAGCGAACCTGGGCCGGGAGATCGGCGAGGCCAGCGCAGTGCTGGCGATCGCGGCGAACATGCAGAACCGTTGGCTCGAGGTGTTCGAGGCCGAGTTCGTGGAATTCACACGACACGATTCCGAGCGCTCCGGCTACATTCTCGACGCTCAGTTGTGCCTCGCTGAGTTCTGCCTGTGCGGGCCGGACGGGCATCGGAACATTGCGCGGCGAGTAAAGCGCCTGCGCACGATCGCCGAGCGAGCAGGCTCGGTGCGCGGCCAGGCCATCGCCGACCTGTTGCTGGGCGAAGCGGCACTGTTCTCCGGTGAACTCGGCGACGCGCGCAGCCTGCTCCAGTCCGCGCTCGAGCTGCACCGGCGGGCCGGGGCCCGGGCCGGCGAGATCGTGACACTGCAACGACTGGCTGAGGTTGACCTCGCGCAGGATCGGACCGAGGATGCCACTCGGGCAGCCAGCCGCGCTTTGCCTGCTGCCGCGTCCACGTGGCTTGAGCCACACCTGGTTGTACGCCTGTACGGGGTGCTCGCCGAGGCGGCCAGCTCTCCGGCGCAAGCGGTCCACATCATCGAGCGAGCGGACGCCGCCCTGGCCGGTAGGAGCGTCTGTCCGCCGTGCTCGATGGGTTATCACGTCGCCGCAGCGAGGAATTACGCGCTGGCAGGGAGGCTGGACGCCGCCCGCCGCCGGCTTGCCAAAGCCGAACAGCTCGCCGGCATGTGGCCGGGCGGACCATGGCATGCCGCTCTTTGGGAAGCACGAGCCGTCCTGCGCCGCGCGGAAGGTCACGAGAATCAAGCCATCGCCCTGTTTCGGGAGGCGGCAGACAGTTTTGCCGAAGTCGGCAGGCGCCAAGACGAGCAACGCTGCCTCGCTCGAGCAGCACAAAAATCGCTAACGACCAGCGGAAAGTCTCTTGCCGGCTAG
- a CDS encoding NADPH:quinone reductase, which translates to MKAIVYERTGPSSVLVLQDRPLTSPGPGQVRVRVVVSGVNPTDWKSRAGSGTGSKLDAPKVPNQDGAGVIDELGPGVTGLSIGDRVWLWDVAWGSTEGTAQEYVVVPAAQAVALPDTESFDTGASLGIPALTAHRALTSNQNGPDRLSPGSLEGKVVLVTGGAGAVGHAAIQLARWAGATVITTVSGERKGELARQAGAHYVINYRTAGVPQTVYQAAPGGVDTIVDVNAPANIDTDLKVLKPGGTISIYAAAPGESLAIPIRESMAKNVQYQFVLTYTVTDQQKTAAVAAVTDALKAGVLRVGNEHGLPLIRFQLDETAAAHDAVEQGFIGKILIDVSAS; encoded by the coding sequence GTGAAAGCCATCGTGTACGAAAGGACAGGTCCGTCGTCGGTGCTGGTTCTGCAAGACAGGCCACTAACATCACCCGGACCGGGCCAGGTCAGAGTCCGGGTGGTGGTGTCGGGAGTCAATCCCACCGACTGGAAGTCCCGGGCCGGCAGCGGGACCGGAAGCAAGCTGGACGCACCAAAGGTGCCCAACCAAGATGGCGCCGGCGTTATCGACGAGCTCGGACCCGGCGTGACGGGACTGTCCATCGGAGATCGCGTCTGGCTTTGGGACGTTGCCTGGGGTAGCACCGAGGGCACAGCCCAGGAGTATGTGGTGGTGCCGGCCGCGCAGGCCGTTGCACTTCCGGACACGGAATCCTTCGACACGGGCGCATCCCTGGGGATCCCGGCGTTGACCGCGCATCGTGCGCTAACCTCGAACCAAAACGGGCCGGACAGGCTCTCCCCCGGATCTTTGGAAGGGAAGGTGGTGCTTGTCACCGGAGGCGCGGGGGCGGTCGGGCATGCTGCCATTCAGCTCGCCCGCTGGGCAGGTGCAACCGTCATCACGACCGTGAGCGGGGAGCGGAAGGGTGAACTTGCTCGCCAGGCGGGCGCGCACTATGTGATCAACTATCGCACTGCCGGCGTCCCACAGACCGTATATCAAGCAGCCCCCGGAGGCGTTGATACGATCGTCGATGTCAACGCTCCGGCGAACATCGACACTGACCTCAAGGTGCTGAAGCCTGGGGGAACCATTTCCATTTATGCTGCCGCACCCGGTGAATCCTTGGCCATTCCCATTCGCGAGAGTATGGCCAAAAACGTTCAATACCAGTTCGTCCTCACGTACACCGTTACTGATCAGCAGAAGACGGCGGCCGTTGCCGCCGTCACCGATGCACTAAAAGCAGGGGTATTGCGTGTCGGCAATGAACACGGGCTCCCTCTAATCCGGTTTCAACTCGATGAAACCGCGGCAGCGCACGATGCCGTGGAGCAAGGCTTCATCGGAAAGATCCTGATCGACGTGTCCGCGTCCTGA